ATGAACAAAAAAATCGGCAAGATGGATATCAAAAACGAAAACGAGGCAAAAGAGATTGTTGAAAGAGTCAAAAACGAATCTTTCGTCGTTGCCAAAATCGAAAAGAAAAAACGCATCACCAAATCGCCTGCTCCTTTTATGACTTCAACATTGCAACAAACCGCTTCCTCAAAGCTCGGATTTAGTCCTAAAAAGACGATGATGATAGCCCAAAAGCTTTATGAAGGTGTCCAGACACCAAAAGGTGTTACGGGAGTCATCACCTATATGCGAACAGACAGTCTCAATATCGCAAAAGAGGCGCAAGAGGCAGCAAGAGAGCTCATTAAAAAGCAGTTTGGAGAAGAGTATCTGCCAAAAACACCAAAGGTGTACGCAACAAAAAGCAAAGGGGCACAAGAGGCTCATGAGGCGATTCGTCCAACGATGCTCGATTTTACCCCTGAAGTGGCCAAAAACTATTTGAGCACCGATGAACTCAAACTCTATACCCTCATCTACAACCGCTTTCTTGCTTCTCAGATGGAAGATGCAATCTTTGAAACTCAAACGATCTATTTCAAAAGCCCAAGCGCCACTTTTAAAGCAACCGGAAGAAAACTCATTTTTGATGGCTTTTACAAAGTTTTGGGCAATGAGGATAAAGACAGACTCCTTCCAGACCTTAAAGAAGGAGAACCTGCCACACTCACCAAAATAGAAGCCAACCAACACTTCACAGAACCCCCTGCCAGATTCACAGAAGCAAGTCTTATCAAAATGCTCGAGTCTCTTGGTATCGGACGACCATCTACCTATGCACCGACTATTGCTCTTTTGCAGGCACGTAACTATATCGAGCTTGAAAAACGAGCTATCAAGCCTACTGAAACCGCTTTTAAGGTGATCGAAGTACTGGAAAAGCATTTCCCGGAAATCGTAGATAGCTCATTTACTGCAAAAATGGAAGAGGAACTGGATGAAATAGCCCAGGCAAAAAAAGATTGGCAAAAAGTATTGAAAGCCTTTTATGATCCTTTCATAGAACTGGTCGAAAAAGGCAAAAAAGAGATCAAAAGCCAAAAAGTTGCCATTCCGGTAGGAAGATCATGCCCAGAATGCGGAGCAGAGCTTGTTAAAAGAAAGGGGCGTTTTGGAGAGTTTATCGCTTGCAGCGCCTTTCCGAAATGCAAATATACCGAACAGATAGAATCTGAAGAAAAAGAGCCCCAAGAGAGCAACGAAGTGTGTGAAAAGTGCGGTTCACCGATGGTTGTCAAGCAAGGACCTCGAGGATCGTTTTTGGCTTGCAGCGCCTATCCAAAATGTAAAAATACCAAACCGTTAGCGAAAAATGAACCCAAAAAACTGGATGTGAAATGTCCTGAGTGCGGTGGAGAGATCGTTGAGCGATTCAGCAGACGCGGAAAATTTTATGGATGCTCCAATTATCCAAAATGTACATTCGTCTCAAAATTTGAGCCGGTCGACAAGCAGTGCAGCGAATGTGGATATATGATGGCAAAACGCACATACCGCAATAAAGAGGTATATGAGTGCATCAAATGTAAACACAGAGAAGAGATTGGGCACGAGGAAAAATGAAAATAGGAATTATCTCAGATACGCATAATAGAGTGGATTTTACAAAAGAAGCAGTAGAAAAGTTGAAAAGCTTTGAGATTGCTTATCTCATTCATGCAGGCGATATTGGCGAAGAGGTGTGTCAATACCTTGATGGCTTAGATATTCCTGTCATCGCTGTTTATGGCAATACAGACTCGGCGCATCTATTTGAAATGTATCCACACGTCAATCTTCAAAAACAGCCCTACTATTTTACAATTGAAAATACCACATTCAAACTGATGCACCAGCCATACTATCTCACCCCGGATAGTGATATAGTCATTTATGGTCATCTGCACGAATTCGAATGCCAGAAGGCAAAAGCGCTCTTTCTCAATCCAGGAGAAGTGTGTGCAAGGGAGAAACCCCGTATCGAATCGGCTCTTTTGGAGCTTGAGTCACGAAATGTTTTTTATATATACAAAGATTTGGAAAAAAATAGCTGGATGGAAGAGAGGGTTTGTGCATGAAAGTCTATTTGTGTGCTATTAGCAATATCAGCAGTGGTGTGTGTGCTGAGGATTGCAAGTTTTGTACCCAAAGCACCAAGTATAGAGCCGATATCCCAAGATATAAATATAAACCAATCGAAATGATCGTCGAGGAGGCAAAAAAAGCAAAAGCGGCAAAGGCTATTGGATTTTGTTTGGTAACGGCTGGGAAAGGCATCGATGACAAAATTCTCGATTTCGTTACACAAGTGGCCAGCGCCGTTAAAAAAGAGGTACCCGATATCAGTCTTATAGGCTGCAACGGTACGGCTGAGGTATGGCAGCTCAAAGAGCTCAAACGTGCCGGCATCGACAACTACAACCACAACCTCGAAACGGCAAAAAGCCACTACTCTTCTATCTGCTCAACGCACAGCTGGGAGGAGCGATATCAAACCTGTCTCAATGCAAAAGAAGCAGGACTCAATCTTTGTACAGGAGGTATCTTCGGTCTGGGAGAGACAGATAAACAAAGGGAAGAATTTATAGAGCAAATAGCAAGCCTGAAGCCTATGAGTATTCCCATCAATTTTTATCATCCCAATACAGCGCTTCCTCTGCCACAGAGAGTTGTTGAGCCATCTGAAGCACTTTCTATTATCCAGACTATGAGAAAAAGAGTTCCAGATGCTATGATTATGGTGGCAGGTGGAAGAGAGTTGGTTTTTGGCGAACGGTGGCCAGAAATCTTAGATGCCGGGGCAAACGCCATCGTCATCGGTGACTACCTCACAACGAAAGGTGAACGTCCGGATAAAGATATCCAAACGTTGCAAAAACTCGGAATTGAAATAGCCACCAGCTGTCATGAATGAAATTCACATTATCCTTGTCGTCTCCTTAATTATTTTTACATCCCCTTTTATATCCAAAATAACAAGACTCCCGACCTCGGTCGTAGAGATCGCTCTTGGCACCATTTTTGGAGCATTGGGACTGCTATCGCATGTAGCACTGTTTGAACTGGTCGCAGAGTTTGGCTTTTTGTATCTTATGTTTTTGGCCGGGCTTGAAGTGGATCTCAAAGAGCTCTTTTCCTTAGAAAAATCCATCATCAAACGTGGTATTGTCTATATCGCTCTACTCTATCTTTTCTCCTTTTTGCTCGTTCGATACAGCGGTCTTGCGGATATCTATATTGCCATATTTCCATTGATCTCTGTAGGATTGATCGCCGCTTTGAAAAAAGAGTATGGCAAAGGGGTCTCCTGGCTCAATCTCTCCATGGCCATCGGAAGCCTTGGAGAAGTTGTCTCCATTACCGTTTTAACCATTATGAGTGCTGTGATGGAGTTTGGACTGGGAAAACAGTTTTATGAAAGTATTTTTATCTTGTCGCTTTTTCTCCTGCTTACAATGCTTACTTTTAAACTGCTTCAAGTTCTTTTTTGGTGGTATCCTGAACTCAAAACCACACTCATGCCCCGCATCGATACAGAAGAGCAGGATATTCGACTCTCTATGGCACTTCTTTTTACTTTTATCGCCATTATGATCTATCTGCATCTTGAAGTTGCTTTTGGAGCGTTTATCGCCGGTATCATCATCGCCACCTTTTTCGAGCACAAAAAGACACTGCCCCATAAACTCTCTTCTTTTGGATTTGGATTTTTGGTACCGATATTTTTTATCTTTACTGGCAGCAGTTTCAAAATCGAAGCTCTATTCATGAAAGGAATGGTTGTCAACGCACTTTTTATCACTCTTGCGATGATAGGGGTACGATTTCTTGGCTCCATTGCTTTTTATCGCTTTTTTTCACTAAAAGAAGGCATACTCTACGCACTTTCACACTCTATGCCTCTCACACTTCTTGTTGCGATCGCTACGATAGCGTTGCATACGAAAGTTTTAGGAAAAGAGGCCTATTTGACGCTCATCTTGGCAAGTATCATCGAAGTTTTGATTGTCATGATAGCAATTCGCTGGATCGTCAAATTTACTTACAAGAAACCAGATACCCCTCATTAGTTTTTACAATCTTTTTAGCACACGCTTTTTTGAGTTGCAATGCTATACGAAAATAGTCTTTGTGCGACCCGGCAGCTATGTCTACAAAAAGATCGGATGTTTTTACCTTTTGTTTGACAGTACGAAAACTTTTGTTACCGGCAAAATCAAGGACCAGTTTTTTCGGTTTTGTCGTAAAAAAGGATCGAATCAGTTTTGATTGGGTTTTGATTAGCAAATGATCGGTATAGATATAGATGGTTGCAGGTTTGATGACGAGCTTGAGCAGCTCTTTTTGAACGCTTTTTTGCTTGGAAGAGTGGAGCACTTTTTTTGGAAGATTCTTTTTCACAGCGTTGGGAGTCTGGTCAACACTCCTTGGTATTTCAGAAGTTTTTTTGGGCAATTCATTGGGTAGAAAAAAGGGGTTTTCCCGAGCCAACAGCATCACAGGAATCAAAAGAAGTAGACGTTTCATTCGGTAGGCTCCAACTCTTTTAGTTCGAAATACTCTTTTTGTAGTCTCGCATTTTCGGCCTTTAGATATTTGATGCTTCTCTCCAGGTTTTTTTGCGTTACATTGAGCTGAAACAGCACTTCCAAAGAGTTCGTCCCAAAAAGCAAAAATCCGATATACACCGCAACTGCACTGACAATGCCAAGTATCAGCAAATATCGGCCAATTGCGGCCAGAAGGCCTTTGCCGTTTAAGGAGTCGATGAGCTCCTCATGTCGTTTGGCCATCGGTTAGAAAAGCTCTTTTCCTATATATTCAGGATACAAAAGATCTCTCTCGATCTCAAGAAGCCTGTTGTATTTTGCTGTTCGCTCCCCTCTAGCCGGTGCACCCGTTTTGATCTGAGCCGTATTGAGGGCCACTGCAAAATCGGCAATAAACGCATCTTCGCTCTCACCGCTTCTGTGGCTCATGACGCAGTTGTATCCGTTTCTTTGTGCAAGCCGTACTGTTTGCATCGTCTCACTCACGCTTCCGATCTGGTTTGGTTTGATCAAAATGGCATTTGCGATTCCCTTTTCGATACCCTCAGCCAAAATTGCCTTATTGGTAACAAAAAGATCATCACCCACTAACTGGATTGTATCACCAAGTTTTTCTGTAAGGATCTTCCATCCTTCCCAGTCATCTTCCGCCATACCATCTTCTAGTGAAACGATAGGGTATTTTGCTACCAAGTCAGCATAGAATTCAGCCAGCTCCTCAGCACTGAGCACCTTGTTATCGCCTTTGAGTTCATACTTGCCATCTTTGTAAAATTCACTGCTTGCTGCATCGAGTGCGATGTTTACCTCTTCGCCTGGTTTATATCCCGCTTTCTCGATCGCTTTTAAAATATACTCGATCGGCTCTTCGTTGTTTTTAAAATTTGGTGCAAATCCACCCTCATCACCAAGAGCCGTTGGGTGACCATCTTCAGCCAAAAGTTTTTTGAGCGTATGATAGATTTCAGCGCTTGCTCGAAGAGCCTCTTTGAAACTGTCAAATCCCGTCGGCATGATCATATACTCTTGCAGGTCTACATCGTTATCCGCATGCGCCCCACCATTGATGATATTGAGCATAGGTGTTGGTACGATAACACCGTTGGCACCACCAAGATAGCGATACAGTGGCATATGAAGACTCTTTGCTGCCGCTCTAGCTACCGCCATGGAGACACCAAGCACGGCATTCGCGCCAAGTTTTGAGTAGTTGTTTGTGCCATCAAGCTCTTTCATGATGGCATCGATCTCGGCTTGATTGTATGGACTAAGACCTACAAGTTCATCTGCAATAGTCACTTCCACATTTTCACACGCTTTCAAAACGCCCTTGCCACCGAATCGATCATCACCGTCTCGAAGCTCCAACGCTTCACGTTTCCCCGTACTCGCACCACTTGGTACAATGGCACTCGCTACCGTTCCATCACTCAAAATCACCGTTGCTTTTACCGTAGGATTTCCTCTGCTGTCCAAAACTTCTTGTGCCGCAATATTGTCAATATAAACCATCGATTCTCCTTTATTCTTCACTCATTTCATTTTCTGGAACCATCATGACGCTATCATCCATCCCCATGGCCCGCCTGATCTCATTTTCGATCTCCTGCGCAACTTCGGGATGCTCTTTGAGATAGGCTTTAGCGTTTTCTCTACCTTGCCCCAGTTTCATATCTTTATAACTGAACCAGCTTCCGCTTTTATCGATGATGTCCATCTTCACACCATAATCGATGAGCTCCCCTTCTTTGCTAATGCCTTCACCAAACATGATGTCAAATTCTGCCTGTCTAAATGGTGGGGCTACCTTGTTTTTCACCACTTTTGCACGTACCCTATTTCCTATTTGACTTTCACCCTGTTTCAAAGTGGCAATTCTACGTACATCGATTCGCACAGAAGCATAGAATTTGAGGGCATTCCCACCTGTTGTTGTTTCAGGCGTACCATACCCCATAGCACCTATTTTCATACGAATCTGGTTGATGAATATAACGGTTGTATCCATCTTATGAACAACGCCGGTGAGTTTTCGAAGTGCCTGGCTCATGAGTCTTGCCTGAAGACCCATATGGGAATCTCCCATCTCCCCTTCGATCTCCGCTTTTGGTGTCAAAGCCGCTACGGAGTCGATAACGATCACATCCACTGCTCCACTTCGTGCAATGGTTTCTACGATATCGAGAGCTTGCTCTCCAAAATCTGGTTGCGAAACTAAAAGATTGTCGATATCGACACCAAGATTTTTCGCATATAAAACATCAAGAGCGTGCTCTGCATCGATGAAAGCGGTTACACCGCCTTTTTTCTGCGCTTCTGCGATGATTTGAAGAGCCAATGTGGTCTTCCCAGAACTCTCGGGCCCATATATCTCGACGATCCTACCCTTTGGAACACCTCCTATTCCAAGTGCAAGATCAAGCCCCAGCGAACCGGTTGAGATCGATTCGATCGGCTCAATCTGCTTGTCACCAAGCTTGACAAGCGCTCCTTTGCCAAAAGCTTTATCGATCTGTTTGATAGCAAGATCCAATGCTTTTTGTTTATTCGTATCCATAGACCCCTCTTGAAATATTTTTGAACATTTTAGCTTTTTTTAAGTAAAATATCCATAAAAATTTTAGAAAGGCTCTAATGTCCACCTATACCGTCGCCCACTCACCCGATGCAGATGATATCTTTATGTTCTATGCCATCAAATTTGGCTGGATCAGCTCCAAAGAGATCAGGTTTGAAAACATAGCCCTCGATATTGAAACCCTCAATGAAAAAGCCTTGGAAAATTTTTACGATATTACCGCTATCAGCTTTGCGCTCTATCCAAAAATCAGAAACGAATATGCTCTTTTGAAAACAGCGGTTAGCTTCGGACAAGAGTATGG
This region of Nitratiruptor sp. YY08-10 genomic DNA includes:
- the topA gene encoding type I DNA topoisomerase, yielding MGKNLIIVESPAKARTIKNFLGKEYEVIASKGHIRDLPKSSFGIKIEEDKFIPQYRVDKEHSQITKQLKELAKKADRVYIATDEDREGEAIGYHIAEAIGKKPQELPRIVFHEITKSAIQKALQNPRTIDMNRVNAQQTRRLLDRIVGYKLSPLLSSKIQRGLSAGRVQSAALKLVVDREREIQAFKPQEYWSIDAVFNDTIEAALHEYMNKKIGKMDIKNENEAKEIVERVKNESFVVAKIEKKKRITKSPAPFMTSTLQQTASSKLGFSPKKTMMIAQKLYEGVQTPKGVTGVITYMRTDSLNIAKEAQEAARELIKKQFGEEYLPKTPKVYATKSKGAQEAHEAIRPTMLDFTPEVAKNYLSTDELKLYTLIYNRFLASQMEDAIFETQTIYFKSPSATFKATGRKLIFDGFYKVLGNEDKDRLLPDLKEGEPATLTKIEANQHFTEPPARFTEASLIKMLESLGIGRPSTYAPTIALLQARNYIELEKRAIKPTETAFKVIEVLEKHFPEIVDSSFTAKMEEELDEIAQAKKDWQKVLKAFYDPFIELVEKGKKEIKSQKVAIPVGRSCPECGAELVKRKGRFGEFIACSAFPKCKYTEQIESEEKEPQESNEVCEKCGSPMVVKQGPRGSFLACSAYPKCKNTKPLAKNEPKKLDVKCPECGGEIVERFSRRGKFYGCSNYPKCTFVSKFEPVDKQCSECGYMMAKRTYRNKEVYECIKCKHREEIGHEEK
- a CDS encoding metallophosphoesterase family protein, translating into MKIGIISDTHNRVDFTKEAVEKLKSFEIAYLIHAGDIGEEVCQYLDGLDIPVIAVYGNTDSAHLFEMYPHVNLQKQPYYFTIENTTFKLMHQPYYLTPDSDIVIYGHLHEFECQKAKALFLNPGEVCAREKPRIESALLELESRNVFYIYKDLEKNSWMEERVCA
- a CDS encoding biotin synthase; the encoded protein is MKVYLCAISNISSGVCAEDCKFCTQSTKYRADIPRYKYKPIEMIVEEAKKAKAAKAIGFCLVTAGKGIDDKILDFVTQVASAVKKEVPDISLIGCNGTAEVWQLKELKRAGIDNYNHNLETAKSHYSSICSTHSWEERYQTCLNAKEAGLNLCTGGIFGLGETDKQREEFIEQIASLKPMSIPINFYHPNTALPLPQRVVEPSEALSIIQTMRKRVPDAMIMVAGGRELVFGERWPEILDAGANAIVIGDYLTTKGERPDKDIQTLQKLGIEIATSCHE
- a CDS encoding cation:proton antiporter, producing MNEIHIILVVSLIIFTSPFISKITRLPTSVVEIALGTIFGALGLLSHVALFELVAEFGFLYLMFLAGLEVDLKELFSLEKSIIKRGIVYIALLYLFSFLLVRYSGLADIYIAIFPLISVGLIAALKKEYGKGVSWLNLSMAIGSLGEVVSITVLTIMSAVMEFGLGKQFYESIFILSLFLLLTMLTFKLLQVLFWWYPELKTTLMPRIDTEEQDIRLSMALLFTFIAIMIYLHLEVAFGAFIAGIIIATFFEHKKTLPHKLSSFGFGFLVPIFFIFTGSSFKIEALFMKGMVVNALFITLAMIGVRFLGSIAFYRFFSLKEGILYALSHSMPLTLLVAIATIALHTKVLGKEAYLTLILASIIEVLIVMIAIRWIVKFTYKKPDTPH
- a CDS encoding AMIN domain-containing protein yields the protein MKRLLLLIPVMLLARENPFFLPNELPKKTSEIPRSVDQTPNAVKKNLPKKVLHSSKQKSVQKELLKLVIKPATIYIYTDHLLIKTQSKLIRSFFTTKPKKLVLDFAGNKSFRTVKQKVKTSDLFVDIAAGSHKDYFRIALQLKKACAKKIVKTNEGYLVSCK
- the eno gene encoding phosphopyruvate hydratase, giving the protein MVYIDNIAAQEVLDSRGNPTVKATVILSDGTVASAIVPSGASTGKREALELRDGDDRFGGKGVLKACENVEVTIADELVGLSPYNQAEIDAIMKELDGTNNYSKLGANAVLGVSMAVARAAAKSLHMPLYRYLGGANGVIVPTPMLNIINGGAHADNDVDLQEYMIMPTGFDSFKEALRASAEIYHTLKKLLAEDGHPTALGDEGGFAPNFKNNEEPIEYILKAIEKAGYKPGEEVNIALDAASSEFYKDGKYELKGDNKVLSAEELAEFYADLVAKYPIVSLEDGMAEDDWEGWKILTEKLGDTIQLVGDDLFVTNKAILAEGIEKGIANAILIKPNQIGSVSETMQTVRLAQRNGYNCVMSHRSGESEDAFIADFAVALNTAQIKTGAPARGERTAKYNRLLEIERDLLYPEYIGKELF
- the recA gene encoding recombinase RecA — protein: MDTNKQKALDLAIKQIDKAFGKGALVKLGDKQIEPIESISTGSLGLDLALGIGGVPKGRIVEIYGPESSGKTTLALQIIAEAQKKGGVTAFIDAEHALDVLYAKNLGVDIDNLLVSQPDFGEQALDIVETIARSGAVDVIVIDSVAALTPKAEIEGEMGDSHMGLQARLMSQALRKLTGVVHKMDTTVIFINQIRMKIGAMGYGTPETTTGGNALKFYASVRIDVRRIATLKQGESQIGNRVRAKVVKNKVAPPFRQAEFDIMFGEGISKEGELIDYGVKMDIIDKSGSWFSYKDMKLGQGRENAKAYLKEHPEVAQEIENEIRRAMGMDDSVMMVPENEMSEE